A genomic segment from Pseudomonas sp. M30-35 encodes:
- a CDS encoding glycosyltransferase translates to MKFLLYSAMNAETVVHNLGEPEYSYFFVLREFLPLLKTLGEVVLIANPALEVDQHYAEAQAKGEGCVFFSFTPPHLTCCNLACPTIPVFAWEFSSMPDETWWADRPENDWRNCLTQCGAAIVHSEQSVCAVRQIMGEDFPVISIPAPVWDRLESVRTFLQTAPVSRSQLLAIDRGVVFDTHAPGFDRLLPTAEEITREVAESRGLIPIESHIGYRRGPGTIVGITQHYLLHWYQQVVAPSLPASLLGVFDRFLERSDPWLASARQLELSGVVFTSLFNPQDGRKNWVDMLTAFCAAFKDEPNATLVFKLGHHRYEDAIRGILMAMSRLDPFQCRVVLLHGYLSGDAYTQLIEATHYIVNASYGEGQCLPLMEYLSCGKPAIAPRHSAMIDYIDESVGFVVDSWADVTAWPHDPRIAYRTLRQQIDWQSLKEAYRAAYRCVNEQPEHYQQLAQNAIKRMKKHCSRAVATERLLGFLQAEQRVAG, encoded by the coding sequence ATGAAGTTTTTGCTCTACAGCGCAATGAATGCCGAAACCGTGGTGCATAACTTGGGGGAGCCTGAGTACAGTTATTTTTTTGTGTTGCGCGAGTTTTTACCGCTGCTGAAAACGCTCGGCGAAGTCGTTTTGATTGCTAACCCAGCGCTCGAAGTTGATCAACATTATGCTGAGGCTCAAGCTAAGGGAGAGGGCTGTGTATTCTTCAGCTTCACCCCGCCGCACCTGACCTGTTGCAACTTGGCTTGCCCAACTATTCCTGTGTTTGCATGGGAGTTTAGTAGCATGCCCGACGAAACATGGTGGGCAGATCGCCCTGAGAATGATTGGCGTAATTGCCTCACTCAGTGTGGTGCAGCCATTGTTCATTCCGAGCAAAGTGTGTGTGCAGTTCGCCAGATCATGGGTGAAGATTTCCCGGTGATTTCTATTCCTGCACCGGTGTGGGATCGCTTGGAGAGCGTGCGTACTTTTCTGCAAACCGCCCCCGTGTCTCGATCACAGCTGTTGGCGATTGACCGGGGCGTAGTATTCGATACCCATGCTCCTGGCTTTGATCGCTTGCTGCCGACGGCTGAAGAAATTACCCGGGAGGTTGCTGAATCGCGCGGCTTGATTCCGATCGAGAGCCATATCGGTTATCGACGCGGGCCAGGAACTATTGTCGGCATCACTCAGCACTACCTGTTGCACTGGTATCAGCAGGTAGTGGCGCCGAGCCTACCTGCATCGCTGCTAGGTGTGTTCGACCGTTTTCTTGAGCGGAGTGATCCTTGGCTAGCCAGCGCCCGTCAGCTTGAGTTGAGCGGGGTGGTATTTACTAGCCTGTTTAATCCCCAGGATGGGCGCAAGAACTGGGTCGATATGCTGACCGCGTTTTGCGCTGCATTCAAAGATGAGCCTAATGCCACCCTAGTTTTCAAGCTGGGGCACCATCGCTACGAGGATGCGATTAGAGGCATCTTGATGGCAATGTCGCGCCTTGATCCATTTCAGTGTCGGGTGGTGCTGCTGCATGGCTATTTAAGTGGTGATGCTTACACCCAACTGATCGAGGCAACGCATTACATCGTTAATGCGTCCTATGGCGAAGGCCAATGTCTGCCGTTGATGGAGTACTTGTCGTGTGGGAAGCCAGCCATTGCACCCCGGCATTCGGCGATGATCGACTACATCGATGAAAGCGTAGGCTTTGTCGTTGATAGTTGGGCAGATGTGACGGCATGGCCGCATGACCCGCGCATTGCCTATCGAACACTACGTCAACAGATAGATTGGCAGTCGCTAAAAGAGGCGTATAGAGCGGCTTACAGGTGTGTAAATGAGCAGCCTGAGCATTATCAGCAGTTGGCGCAAAATGCGATCAAACGCATGAAAAAACATTGTTCCCGTGCTGTCGCCACCGAGCGCTTACTCGGCTTTCTTCAGGCTGAACAACGGGTGGCGGGATGA
- a CDS encoding class I SAM-dependent methyltransferase gives MKILDKLFQRLRRADVPTVTALVPDAKEYVDARDCGLVDAVQSGWFQNATDELFSGFAISAEDVVLDIGCGAGGATLFCANRGAHVVFTDVVAEKIDALKQKLRDTPARAIEGIVSDSVPLPLADEYASRVIALEVLEHVEDPAQVLRELVRVARPGAQFLLAVPDPVGEHIQKDCAEPHYFSHPNHIHIFEREAFAGLVEGAGLIIERRSSYGFFWTMWMLMYWTQQKHSGEPNSGETHDVVHPPYSPLVEDWSSLWRRLIDMPEFLPVKQSLDTLMPKSQVIVARKPG, from the coding sequence ATGAAGATCCTCGATAAACTTTTTCAGCGTCTACGCAGGGCTGACGTACCTACTGTCACTGCGTTAGTGCCTGATGCGAAGGAATACGTCGACGCTCGCGATTGTGGTCTGGTTGATGCAGTGCAAAGCGGCTGGTTCCAGAATGCTACGGATGAACTGTTCAGCGGTTTTGCTATATCCGCAGAGGATGTAGTGCTTGATATAGGCTGCGGAGCCGGTGGCGCCACTCTGTTTTGTGCCAATCGCGGTGCGCACGTGGTTTTCACTGATGTTGTCGCCGAGAAGATTGACGCGCTGAAACAAAAGCTTAGAGATACTCCGGCGCGTGCGATTGAGGGCATTGTTTCTGACAGCGTGCCGCTGCCGTTGGCCGATGAATACGCCTCTCGGGTCATCGCCCTTGAGGTGCTCGAACATGTCGAAGACCCTGCCCAAGTTTTGCGCGAATTGGTACGAGTCGCGCGTCCGGGCGCGCAGTTTCTATTGGCGGTGCCAGATCCCGTTGGCGAGCATATTCAAAAAGACTGCGCCGAGCCGCATTACTTTAGCCATCCCAATCACATCCATATTTTCGAGCGCGAAGCCTTTGCCGGATTGGTTGAGGGGGCAGGGCTGATTATCGAGCGCCGCTCTTCATATGGCTTCTTTTGGACCATGTGGATGCTGATGTACTGGACGCAGCAAAAGCACAGTGGTGAGCCGAACTCAGGCGAAACCCATGATGTCGTGCATCCGCCATACAGCCCGTTAGTTGAGGATTGGTCCAGCTTGTGGCGACGGTTGATTGATATGCCGGAATTCCTTCCGGTTAAGCAAAGCCTGGACACCTTGATGCCAAAAAGTCAGGTAATCGTTGCCCGAAAACCAGGCTGA
- a CDS encoding class I SAM-dependent methyltransferase, translated as MLSKIKRFFNTAPAVNDEPAANSPTLAAVAETVEVTSPVPEQAPELDIALTDSYLSGWLRSDTGELIEGFAITEADTLLDIGCGDGGYAGFSARQGAAIILADVDAEKIELARQHVEASGAKSVQALVTDANPLPLPDAHVTRVVAMEVLEHVDDPAQFMAELVRVAAPGALFLLTVPDELIETIQTHIAPPIYFEKPNHIRIFKRGELAQLALDAGLTIERTTQYGFYHSVWWSLYWACENQSLSPPWHPLIENWRQTWSTLLALPQGKQIKQALDAAMPKSQVVIARKPL; from the coding sequence ATGCTCAGCAAAATTAAACGGTTTTTTAACACCGCGCCCGCCGTCAATGACGAACCTGCGGCTAATAGCCCAACCCTTGCTGCTGTGGCTGAAACGGTAGAAGTCACGTCCCCCGTTCCAGAGCAAGCACCGGAGTTAGATATTGCCTTGACCGATAGCTACCTGAGCGGGTGGTTGCGCAGCGATACGGGTGAGCTGATAGAAGGATTTGCCATTACAGAAGCCGACACACTCCTGGATATCGGCTGTGGTGATGGCGGGTATGCGGGCTTTAGTGCTCGGCAAGGGGCAGCCATTATTCTTGCCGATGTCGATGCCGAAAAAATCGAACTCGCGCGACAGCATGTTGAAGCCTCTGGGGCAAAGAGTGTGCAAGCGCTGGTGACCGATGCAAACCCGTTGCCCTTGCCTGATGCACACGTGACGCGGGTTGTTGCCATGGAGGTGCTTGAGCACGTAGATGACCCCGCACAGTTTATGGCGGAGTTGGTTCGGGTTGCGGCGCCAGGTGCTTTGTTTCTATTGACCGTTCCTGACGAGTTAATTGAAACGATACAAACGCATATTGCGCCTCCCATTTATTTTGAAAAGCCCAATCATATTCGTATTTTCAAGCGCGGCGAGTTGGCACAGCTTGCCCTGGACGCAGGTCTTACGATTGAGCGCACGACTCAATACGGTTTTTACCATTCGGTTTGGTGGTCGCTGTATTGGGCCTGTGAGAACCAGTCGCTATCCCCACCGTGGCATCCACTAATCGAAAACTGGAGACAAACCTGGTCAACGCTATTGGCTCTGCCGCAAGGCAAGCAAATTAAGCAGGCGCTGGATGCCGCAATGCCTAAAAGCCAAGTCGTCATTGCGCGCAAGCCGCTGTGA
- a CDS encoding acyltransferase has protein sequence MKADVKKIAEIEVLRGLAVLGVLFHHVSGNLISSNVEWLDRLMSTLQFWFGVDLFFVVSGFVIARQLLPALQQSLVSKNAKAVIAGFWIRRAFRLLPSAWLWLLLPLPLVLVFNQTGVFGSLSTNIEATVAGLFNFANFRFADSFFKYDYGFSFVYWSLSLEEQFYLLLPLLALCFRQKLLWLMLLVVLVQFFQVRSVLMMSFRTDALALGVLLAIWSAKPSYQQFEPRFLKALPISGGLILVSLLLAMSFLAANNDFLPTVRIGLIAVMATVLVWLASYGRDYLWPTGLVQRLMMWLGARSYAIYLIHIPVYFFTRELLYRVLEVSDISAGQHVLLSFAIAAGLILLLSQLNYRWVEMPMRQFGNRVAQRIESKKQAVTGYQQPMLAQLNSPINPREPA, from the coding sequence ATGAAAGCAGACGTGAAAAAAATTGCTGAAATTGAAGTGCTGCGAGGACTAGCGGTCCTTGGCGTGCTGTTTCACCACGTCTCTGGGAATCTAATCAGCAGCAACGTTGAGTGGCTTGATAGGTTGATGTCGACGCTGCAGTTTTGGTTCGGCGTTGACCTGTTTTTTGTGGTTTCAGGTTTTGTGATTGCCCGGCAGTTATTGCCAGCATTGCAGCAATCTCTGGTGAGTAAAAACGCTAAAGCAGTGATAGCGGGCTTCTGGATTCGCAGGGCGTTTCGACTATTACCGTCCGCTTGGTTGTGGCTGCTTTTACCCTTGCCACTGGTTCTGGTCTTCAATCAAACAGGCGTGTTTGGCTCTCTGTCGACAAATATCGAGGCCACCGTTGCGGGCTTGTTTAATTTCGCCAATTTCCGTTTTGCAGACAGCTTCTTTAAGTATGACTACGGCTTTAGTTTTGTTTACTGGAGTCTCTCCCTAGAGGAACAGTTTTACTTGCTGCTGCCACTTTTGGCGCTGTGTTTCAGGCAGAAGTTGTTGTGGCTGATGTTGCTCGTTGTGCTTGTGCAGTTCTTTCAAGTTCGCAGCGTACTGATGATGTCTTTTCGTACTGATGCGTTAGCACTTGGTGTACTGCTCGCTATTTGGTCGGCAAAACCCAGCTATCAACAGTTTGAGCCACGCTTTTTGAAAGCATTGCCAATCTCAGGTGGTTTGATTCTGGTCTCGCTACTGCTGGCCATGTCATTTTTAGCGGCGAACAACGATTTTCTACCGACGGTACGAATTGGTTTGATAGCCGTCATGGCGACAGTCTTGGTTTGGCTCGCTTCCTATGGACGAGACTATTTATGGCCAACAGGTCTGGTTCAGCGCCTGATGATGTGGCTGGGAGCTCGTTCATACGCCATTTACCTCATCCATATTCCCGTCTATTTCTTTACCCGTGAGCTGCTCTATCGCGTGCTAGAAGTTTCAGATATTTCTGCAGGTCAGCATGTCCTTCTTAGTTTTGCCATTGCGGCAGGGCTGATTTTATTGCTTAGCCAACTCAATTACCGCTGGGTAGAAATGCCGATGCGTCAATTCGGTAACCGGGTAGCCCAGCGTATTGAATCTAAGAAGCAAGCTGTCACGGGCTATCAGCAACCAATGCTTGCACAGCTTAATAGTCCTATTAACCCACGGGAGCCTGCATGA
- a CDS encoding GDP-mannose 4,6-dehydratase: protein MSRLFVTGRSGFVGQHLEATLAALPTADWQLIESARFDLLVPESLDAALAETCPDAVIHLAGQTFVPEAFRDPQCTFEVNLLGTLNLLQALKRRGFSGTFLYVSSGDVYGRVDEADMPIAENLMVKPRNPYAVSKVSAELLCLQWAYTESWRVMIARPFNHIGSGQSESFLVADMARQLIRIKQGLQAPVLNVGDVDVTRDFLDVGDVVAAYLLLLEKGQSGEVYNLCSGMERKVRDVIMEMAHLVGVKVVLEQDPARLRRAEQRRVVGCARKLQTQTGWKPCAAFSQTLLSVLSDWEGREQN, encoded by the coding sequence ATGAGCCGTCTTTTTGTCACTGGCCGCAGTGGCTTTGTTGGTCAGCATTTGGAGGCGACGCTGGCTGCGTTGCCGACTGCTGATTGGCAGTTGATTGAGTCTGCACGGTTCGACTTGCTGGTTCCTGAGTCACTTGATGCCGCGCTTGCTGAAACGTGCCCTGATGCTGTCATCCACCTTGCTGGTCAGACATTTGTACCCGAGGCATTTCGCGACCCACAATGCACGTTTGAAGTGAATTTGCTGGGCACGCTGAACCTGCTGCAGGCACTCAAGCGTCGTGGGTTTAGCGGCACATTTTTGTATGTCAGCTCGGGTGATGTCTATGGGCGTGTTGATGAGGCGGACATGCCAATAGCCGAGAACTTGATGGTTAAACCGCGAAACCCTTATGCCGTGAGCAAGGTTTCTGCAGAGCTGCTGTGCTTGCAGTGGGCTTATACCGAGTCTTGGCGAGTGATGATTGCCCGTCCGTTTAACCATATTGGTAGTGGCCAGAGTGAGAGCTTTTTGGTGGCCGATATGGCGCGCCAATTGATCCGTATTAAGCAGGGTCTGCAAGCGCCAGTTTTGAATGTGGGCGATGTGGATGTAACGCGTGATTTTCTCGATGTTGGCGATGTGGTTGCGGCGTATTTGCTGCTGCTTGAAAAAGGCCAAAGTGGGGAGGTTTACAACCTGTGTTCGGGGATGGAGCGGAAAGTTCGCGACGTGATCATGGAGATGGCGCACTTGGTGGGCGTAAAGGTGGTGCTTGAGCAAGATCCGGCCCGCTTGCGTCGTGCCGAGCAGCGCCGTGTTGTGGGCTGCGCCAGAAAATTACAAACCCAGACTGGGTGGAAACCTTGTGCTGCGTTTTCGCAGACGCTGCTCAGCGTCCTTAGTGATTGGGAGGGACGCGAACAAAACTGA
- the gmd gene encoding GDP-mannose 4,6-dehydratase translates to MYKKALITGLTGQDGAYLAKLLLDKGYEVHGLVARRSTDTRWRLRELGVGSRIVYHDGDLADASSVQRAVLKARPDEVYNLGAQSFVGSSWDQPITTGIVDGLGVTHILEAIRQFSPETRFYQASTSEMFGLIQAERQDESTPFYPRSPYGVAKLYGHWITVNYRESFALHASSGILFNHESPLRGIEFVTRKVTDAVARIKQGKQRELRLGNIDAQRDWGFAGDYVEAMWLMLQQDKPDDYVIATGITTTVREMCRIAFSYVELDYQDHVVIDPEFFRPAEVEVLLGNPAKAERVLGWTPKTNLETLIQSMVDADLKRVAKE, encoded by the coding sequence ATGTATAAAAAAGCGCTTATTACAGGTTTAACCGGTCAAGACGGTGCGTACTTGGCCAAACTACTTCTAGATAAAGGCTATGAGGTCCATGGCCTTGTTGCCCGGCGTAGTACCGATACCCGCTGGCGCCTGCGTGAGCTTGGTGTTGGGTCACGTATCGTCTACCACGACGGCGACTTGGCTGATGCCTCTTCAGTGCAACGTGCAGTGCTTAAAGCACGCCCTGATGAGGTGTATAACCTCGGCGCGCAAAGCTTCGTTGGTAGCTCCTGGGATCAGCCGATCACCACAGGCATAGTGGATGGTTTGGGTGTTACCCACATACTTGAAGCCATACGTCAGTTCAGCCCTGAGACGCGTTTCTACCAGGCATCAACCAGCGAAATGTTCGGTTTGATCCAGGCTGAGCGTCAGGATGAGAGCACGCCATTTTATCCGCGCAGTCCTTACGGTGTTGCCAAGCTGTATGGCCACTGGATCACTGTGAACTACCGCGAAAGCTTTGCTTTACACGCTTCGAGCGGGATCTTGTTCAACCATGAATCGCCACTGCGCGGCATTGAGTTTGTTACCCGCAAAGTGACTGACGCTGTCGCACGCATTAAGCAGGGCAAGCAACGTGAGTTGCGCTTGGGCAATATCGACGCTCAGCGCGACTGGGGTTTTGCCGGTGACTATGTTGAAGCCATGTGGCTGATGTTGCAGCAGGACAAACCCGATGACTATGTCATCGCGACCGGCATTACCACGACGGTGCGCGAGATGTGTCGCATCGCGTTTTCATATGTGGAGCTGGATTATCAGGATCACGTCGTGATTGATCCTGAGTTCTTCCGCCCGGCAGAAGTCGAAGTCTTGCTGGGAAATCCAGCTAAAGCTGAGCGTGTACTCGGCTGGACGCCCAAGACCAATTTGGAAACCCTGATTCAATCGATGGTGGATGCTGATCTTAAGCGCGTAGCCAAGGAGTGA